The following are encoded in a window of Flavobacteriales bacterium genomic DNA:
- a CDS encoding Smr/MutS family protein yields the protein MRSVLLNPGDRVAFLDEVGGGVLLRITRPGHAMVRGDDGFELEHRLDRLVPGVKDAEQVLHRIKDHQLGMVAANDRMAGKRRSRPSVRPGKTPKRAEDNSVAEVDLHLHEIVEDESRLTDGEKLEYQVRYFERALEAAIRDGKRKLIVIHGVGEGKLREEVRRVLQFYDTVRFHDAEMRRYGAGATEVEILRR from the coding sequence ATGCGTTCGGTTCTGTTGAATCCCGGTGACAGGGTGGCCTTTCTGGACGAGGTGGGAGGTGGTGTGCTGCTGCGCATCACGCGGCCTGGCCACGCGATGGTGCGTGGCGACGATGGCTTCGAGTTGGAACACCGGCTGGACCGCCTCGTTCCCGGGGTCAAGGACGCCGAACAGGTGCTGCACCGCATCAAGGACCACCAATTGGGCATGGTGGCGGCCAACGATCGGATGGCCGGGAAACGCCGGTCACGACCATCGGTCAGACCTGGCAAGACACCCAAGCGCGCCGAGGACAACAGCGTGGCGGAGGTGGATCTGCACCTGCACGAGATCGTCGAGGACGAATCGCGCTTGACCGATGGCGAGAAGCTGGAGTACCAGGTGCGCTACTTCGAACGGGCCCTGGAGGCGGCGATCCGCGACGGCAAGCGCAAACTCATCGTCATCCATGGTGTGGGTGAAGGCAAATTGCGTGAAGAAGTGCGGCGCGTCCTGCAGTTCTATGATACGGTGCGCTTCCACGACGCCGAAATGCGCCGCTATGGCGCGGGCGCCACAGAGGTGGAGATCCTGCGTCGTTAG
- a CDS encoding TonB family protein: protein MVATIANAQQRQEQVAPYGGMAALQHLFEQELHFPEEALAAKVKGETVIAVGVRADGTVTGMQVLRPLHPSCDAEALRLIALVRWKPSTAVEERGGAEHYLAVPFDPVKYKRWQKNRPERASPIFDLPARPGLEILTPRQLDSQVMPLVQGGMNGLGRHLASNMRYPEEAYRRSLEGDVKLEFTVEVSGAVSNMHALEEVGGGCVAEAMRLVHRTPWLPGTKDGERVRSTTQVTISFKLPQQAR from the coding sequence TTGGTCGCCACCATCGCCAATGCGCAGCAGCGCCAGGAACAGGTGGCGCCCTATGGCGGGATGGCGGCATTGCAGCATCTCTTCGAGCAGGAACTCCATTTCCCGGAAGAGGCCCTGGCGGCCAAGGTGAAGGGAGAGACCGTGATCGCCGTGGGCGTGCGCGCCGATGGCACCGTCACCGGCATGCAGGTGCTGCGACCGCTGCATCCCTCCTGCGACGCGGAGGCGTTGCGGCTGATCGCCTTGGTGCGCTGGAAACCTTCGACCGCGGTGGAGGAGCGCGGTGGCGCCGAGCACTATCTGGCCGTGCCCTTTGACCCGGTCAAGTACAAGCGCTGGCAGAAGAACCGGCCCGAACGGGCTTCGCCCATCTTTGACCTGCCGGCCAGACCGGGGCTGGAGATCCTCACTCCCCGCCAACTCGATTCACAGGTGATGCCCTTGGTACAGGGGGGCATGAACGGACTGGGCCGGCACCTGGCCAGCAACATGCGATACCCCGAAGAAGCCTACCGCCGGAGCCTGGAAGGTGATGTGAAACTGGAGTTCACCGTGGAGGTCTCCGGCGCGGTAAGCAACATGCACGCCTTGGAGGAGGTCGGTGGTGGTTGCGTGGCCGAAGCCATGCGTCTGGTGCACCGCACCCCTTGGCTGCCCGGCACCAAGGATGGTGAACGCGTGCGCAGTACCACCCAGGTGACCATCAGCTTCAAGCTGCCCCAACAGGCCCGGTGA
- a CDS encoding NUDIX hydrolase, with the protein MEQRGPWTTLSKDERYATPWIVVSHHEVVDPGGQPGIYGVVHFRNLAVGVIPLDDDLNTWIVGQYRYPIDAYSWEIPEGGGPRDRPPLESAQRELREEVGIVAGRWTELLRMDLSNSASDEEAIIYVAQDLSFHDAEPDSSEQLEVRKLPFMDLFAMVMRGEMRDSLTVAAVLKLKVLLDRGAFGPLQK; encoded by the coding sequence ATGGAGCAGCGCGGCCCTTGGACCACTTTGAGCAAGGATGAACGCTACGCCACGCCCTGGATCGTGGTGAGCCACCACGAAGTGGTCGACCCCGGTGGGCAGCCAGGAATCTACGGCGTGGTCCACTTCCGCAACCTGGCCGTGGGCGTGATACCCCTGGACGACGACCTCAACACCTGGATCGTGGGGCAATACCGGTACCCTATCGACGCATACAGTTGGGAGATCCCCGAAGGTGGCGGACCGCGTGACCGGCCACCGCTGGAAAGTGCCCAAAGGGAATTGCGCGAGGAGGTGGGAATCGTGGCCGGCCGTTGGACCGAACTGCTGCGGATGGACCTGAGCAATTCGGCCAGCGACGAGGAAGCCATCATCTACGTGGCGCAGGATCTCAGCTTCCATGATGCCGAACCTGACAGCAGTGAGCAGTTGGAGGTGCGCAAGCTCCCCTTCATGGACCTGTTCGCCATGGTGATGCGTGGCGAAATGCGCGACAGCCTTACGGTGGCCGCCGTGCTGAAATTGAAGGTCCTGCTGGACCGTGGTGCTTTTGGCCCGCTTCAGAAGTAG
- a CDS encoding DUF2279 domain-containing protein, producing MLVAQNEANWFTNRPHLSFPFFALLAFPGPSAAQEVPADPLTQEGCQRCLWVSAGSMAGGALAAMVVLDQAWYADHERAPLHAFNDGREWLGMDKAGHAFSAYTLGAWGHALVKSCGTRDRTALWTGGMLGMVFLTGVEILDGTSAEWGFSWWDMAANAAGTGLFIGQQALWGEQRAVLKFSAHHTDYAAMRPSLLGEGPIERYLKDYNGQTIWLSVNPGSFLAEGRSPAWLNLAVGYGASGMVTAAPPTHDMPVYMQLERHRRFFLSPDLDLTRLPVRGKGWRTVLFVLNSIKVPLPAVEYQGRGRWRAHALYF from the coding sequence ATGCTTGTAGCGCAGAATGAGGCCAATTGGTTCACTAACCGCCCACATCTGAGCTTCCCGTTCTTCGCTTTGCTCGCCTTCCCCGGCCCCTCAGCCGCCCAAGAGGTACCCGCCGACCCATTGACGCAGGAAGGATGTCAACGTTGCCTCTGGGTCTCAGCGGGAAGCATGGCCGGTGGGGCGCTCGCCGCCATGGTGGTTCTGGACCAGGCCTGGTACGCTGACCATGAGCGCGCACCCTTGCACGCCTTCAACGACGGACGGGAATGGCTGGGCATGGACAAGGCGGGCCACGCTTTCAGCGCCTACACCCTGGGTGCCTGGGGTCATGCGTTGGTGAAAAGTTGCGGTACCCGGGATCGAACGGCGCTGTGGACCGGCGGCATGTTGGGCATGGTCTTCCTCACCGGGGTGGAGATCCTGGATGGTACGTCCGCCGAATGGGGCTTCAGCTGGTGGGACATGGCTGCCAATGCTGCTGGTACCGGACTCTTCATCGGGCAACAGGCGCTTTGGGGCGAGCAGCGCGCCGTGCTGAAGTTTTCGGCCCACCATACGGACTACGCCGCCATGCGTCCATCGTTGCTGGGCGAAGGCCCAATCGAGCGCTACCTCAAGGACTACAACGGCCAGACCATCTGGCTGAGCGTGAATCCGGGTTCCTTTTTGGCGGAAGGCCGTTCGCCAGCCTGGTTGAACCTCGCGGTGGGCTATGGGGCCTCAGGCATGGTCACCGCCGCGCCACCCACACATGACATGCCCGTGTACATGCAGTTGGAGCGGCACCGGCGCTTCTTCCTTTCGCCCGATCTGGACCTTACACGGTTGCCCGTGCGTGGCAAGGGTTGGCGCACCGTCCTTTTTGTGCTCAACAGTATAAAGGTGCCTCTGCCTGCGGTGGAGTACCAAGGCCGCGGCCGATGGCGGGCGCATGCTCTCTACTTCTGA
- a CDS encoding FG-GAP repeat protein: MIRILTLAVIGLSAQFAWGQSQDATAQLDLGEDEHVFTWIAQHRLGIHRAHDRDLFTADNDHQDIRSTIDAEGITVGGPAISPAWETRITLAGYGRTSSGLSRWEPWAPCLAGSELVWTGRDLDIQYLHDEHGMRQNFLVERRLPGGGPFQVLLQWESDLAGGAEGPNMVAFRDPFGHVRHTYSDLRVWDACGDPLKAWMEVDPCDGLIALHVDDRSATYPIVIDPILTTFNTQLNAPADVAGAEFGYSISNAGDLNGDGYGDIVIGCPFATLGETQEGSAYVYYGSPNGIVGAPTVLQSNVVNARFGISAAHAGDINGDGYSDLIVGAHTYTNGQANEGSVWVYYGSPTGIATVPNRILEANGPNGYMGFKVSGVGDLNGDGYSDIVAGCSLYSNGHTNEGAVYVFLGSATGFPGTGNQNAWSHRLEPNQTAARFGSAVSGAGDINGDGFDDIVVGAYGYNLSCPACNDGAIMIYYGGNGGVGSPTPLGIGPPGQPLNPAWTQIFNTVGTVGNKHVGWAVSGAGDVNGDGYSDIIIGDWRDDIGGPASEGTAFVFHGSPGGIITTPATTLQSNLLDTWLGYSVNTAGDVNGDGYADVLIGALNFRVSGIPLGATFLYIGGPNGINTNHFIQYNGLSNACRMGHEVACAGDVNGDGFSDFLLCMPMHNGGTGSNAVVRVLHGGGYYLTLAPAFPAQPPRIDWYGQPLGHMGWSVANAGDINGDGYSDAVVGAPDAEGTGEAYVYYGSAAGLSATPAVTLSGTFPGDAFGTSVATAGDVDGDGYADVVVGAPLAGGGAGQAFVYLGGPGGLSSVPNYAFNGAPGSQLGSTVATAGDVNNDGYADVLLGAKGAETVFVHYGAIGGLAPVADVVLTSPQPGSAFASALATAGDVNGDGFSDVIVGAPNFTNGQPNEGAAFIYLGSDLGLNPAPASQLERDQADARFGVSVVGAGDVNGDGFFDVAVGADGWLSNIGRVFVWHGSPGGIGGNPSTTITSPGAVANARFGLTLAEGGDVDGNGYADLLVGAPFLANGQANEGRIYTFGGSPAGLVQSSFTFHESNVANRRLGLAIAGGGDFNGDGFSDLIAGAPFATNTLAEQGAVYFYPGNAYKGMARPTKQYLADLVNPLSTNSQDFLTQDFFGLGHLAKSHMQRKPGRLIWEVVREGQPFSGPNITNSVAFTGQHPAFTDLGLNGVELQTLIYKTPGWQRYRWRVRVEYALHRTGIDGQRFSKWFYGYAASHGDIGILPVELVDLAGEALPEGNLISWTTASELNSDKFVVERARDMAHFETVGEMSAAGYSQGPIDYALLDHQAPDGISYYRLHMIDVDGSGRYSQVVAVKRGQGPQVIVYPNPVDDVLAWTTGGMTAERARIYDQLGRLLIDAPAVSGMITGARLTALPTGTYTLVLSGGQDEPLARSRFLKR; encoded by the coding sequence ATGATCCGGATCCTTACGCTCGCAGTCATTGGCCTTTCAGCCCAGTTCGCCTGGGGGCAGTCGCAAGACGCCACGGCGCAACTGGACCTTGGTGAGGATGAGCATGTATTCACCTGGATCGCCCAGCACCGCTTGGGCATCCACCGGGCACATGACCGTGACCTTTTCACGGCCGACAATGACCATCAGGACATCCGATCGACGATCGACGCGGAGGGCATCACGGTCGGTGGTCCCGCCATTTCTCCTGCCTGGGAAACGCGCATCACGCTGGCTGGCTATGGAAGGACCTCTTCCGGCTTGAGTCGTTGGGAGCCCTGGGCACCATGCTTGGCGGGTTCGGAACTGGTCTGGACCGGGCGTGACCTGGACATCCAATATCTGCACGACGAGCATGGCATGCGCCAGAATTTCCTCGTGGAGCGCAGGCTGCCCGGCGGTGGCCCGTTCCAGGTCCTGTTGCAGTGGGAAAGCGATCTGGCAGGGGGTGCTGAGGGGCCGAACATGGTGGCTTTCCGTGATCCCTTCGGCCATGTGCGGCACACATACAGCGATCTGCGGGTATGGGACGCCTGCGGAGACCCCTTGAAGGCTTGGATGGAAGTGGACCCCTGCGACGGCCTGATCGCGCTCCATGTCGATGATCGATCCGCCACCTACCCCATCGTCATCGACCCGATCCTCACCACCTTCAACACCCAACTCAATGCCCCTGCGGACGTGGCCGGTGCCGAGTTCGGTTACTCCATCAGCAACGCTGGCGACCTCAACGGGGATGGTTATGGTGACATCGTCATCGGCTGTCCCTTCGCCACGCTGGGCGAGACCCAGGAAGGTTCGGCCTACGTGTATTATGGCAGCCCCAATGGCATCGTAGGCGCTCCGACGGTGCTCCAGTCCAATGTGGTCAACGCCCGCTTCGGCATCTCGGCGGCCCACGCTGGTGATATCAATGGCGATGGGTACAGCGACCTGATCGTGGGCGCGCATACCTATACGAATGGCCAAGCCAACGAAGGGTCGGTGTGGGTGTACTATGGTTCACCCACTGGCATCGCCACCGTACCGAACAGGATCCTGGAAGCGAACGGCCCGAATGGATACATGGGCTTCAAGGTCTCCGGCGTTGGCGACCTGAATGGTGACGGGTACAGCGATATCGTGGCGGGTTGTTCCCTGTACAGCAATGGGCACACCAACGAAGGAGCTGTCTATGTGTTCCTCGGCAGCGCCACCGGGTTCCCCGGAACGGGCAACCAGAACGCCTGGAGCCATCGCCTGGAACCCAATCAAACAGCTGCTCGCTTCGGTTCAGCCGTTTCGGGTGCGGGCGACATCAATGGCGATGGATTCGATGACATCGTGGTGGGTGCCTACGGCTACAACCTGAGCTGCCCGGCCTGCAACGACGGCGCCATCATGATCTACTATGGCGGCAACGGCGGCGTGGGCAGCCCCACACCACTCGGCATTGGGCCTCCAGGTCAACCCCTGAATCCCGCATGGACGCAGATCTTCAATACCGTGGGCACCGTGGGCAACAAGCACGTCGGCTGGGCTGTGAGCGGCGCCGGCGATGTGAACGGTGACGGTTATTCGGACATCATCATCGGCGACTGGCGAGATGACATCGGTGGTCCAGCCAGCGAGGGCACCGCTTTTGTCTTCCATGGCTCCCCTGGCGGCATCATCACCACCCCGGCCACCACGTTGCAATCCAATCTGCTGGACACGTGGTTGGGATACAGTGTCAACACGGCGGGCGATGTGAACGGCGACGGGTACGCCGATGTGCTTATCGGAGCGCTCAACTTCAGGGTGTCCGGCATCCCTTTGGGTGCCACATTCCTTTATATCGGCGGACCGAACGGGATCAACACGAACCACTTCATCCAGTACAATGGCCTCAGCAATGCTTGCCGGATGGGCCACGAAGTGGCCTGTGCCGGTGATGTGAACGGCGATGGCTTCAGCGACTTCCTGCTCTGCATGCCCATGCACAACGGCGGGACCGGAAGCAACGCGGTAGTGCGCGTACTGCACGGCGGTGGGTACTACCTGACACTTGCCCCTGCCTTCCCCGCCCAGCCACCACGTATCGATTGGTACGGACAGCCTCTGGGTCATATGGGCTGGTCCGTGGCCAACGCCGGGGATATCAACGGCGATGGATACAGCGATGCGGTGGTGGGGGCTCCGGATGCCGAAGGCACGGGCGAGGCGTACGTTTACTATGGCAGTGCTGCGGGCCTGAGCGCCACACCGGCGGTCACTTTGAGCGGGACATTCCCGGGGGATGCCTTTGGCACCTCCGTGGCCACCGCAGGAGATGTTGATGGTGATGGCTACGCCGATGTGGTCGTGGGTGCCCCATTGGCGGGAGGAGGCGCCGGACAGGCGTTCGTTTACCTCGGCGGGCCAGGGGGATTGTCTTCCGTACCCAACTACGCGTTCAATGGTGCGCCTGGTTCGCAGCTCGGCTCCACGGTCGCCACGGCCGGTGATGTGAACAACGACGGTTATGCCGATGTGCTCCTGGGTGCCAAGGGCGCCGAGACCGTGTTCGTGCACTATGGCGCCATCGGCGGCCTTGCCCCGGTGGCCGATGTGGTCCTGACCTCCCCGCAACCGGGCAGCGCTTTCGCCTCGGCATTGGCCACCGCCGGTGACGTGAACGGTGATGGCTTCTCCGATGTGATCGTGGGCGCGCCGAACTTCACCAACGGGCAGCCCAATGAAGGTGCGGCATTCATCTATCTGGGCAGCGACCTCGGGCTGAACCCCGCTCCCGCGTCGCAACTTGAAAGGGACCAGGCCGATGCGCGATTCGGCGTGAGCGTGGTGGGTGCCGGTGATGTGAATGGCGACGGCTTCTTCGATGTGGCCGTGGGCGCGGATGGTTGGCTGAGCAACATCGGCCGGGTATTCGTCTGGCATGGCTCTCCCGGGGGCATCGGTGGCAACCCCAGCACCACCATCACCTCTCCGGGAGCGGTGGCCAACGCACGTTTCGGGCTCACCCTCGCCGAAGGGGGTGATGTCGACGGCAATGGCTATGCTGACCTCCTCGTGGGTGCCCCTTTCCTGGCCAATGGCCAGGCCAATGAGGGCCGGATCTACACCTTCGGGGGCAGCCCTGCAGGACTGGTGCAATCCTCCTTCACATTCCACGAATCGAACGTTGCGAACCGGCGTTTGGGTCTGGCCATTGCCGGTGGTGGTGACTTCAACGGGGATGGCTTCTCTGACCTGATCGCCGGGGCGCCCTTTGCCACCAACACGCTCGCGGAACAGGGCGCCGTGTATTTCTACCCTGGCAATGCTTACAAAGGCATGGCCCGGCCCACGAAGCAATACCTCGCCGACCTGGTGAACCCACTTTCCACCAACAGTCAGGATTTCCTCACCCAGGATTTCTTCGGTCTTGGCCACTTGGCCAAAAGCCACATGCAGCGCAAACCCGGCCGATTGATCTGGGAGGTGGTGCGTGAAGGTCAACCCTTCTCCGGCCCCAACATCACCAACAGCGTCGCATTCACGGGACAGCATCCGGCCTTCACGGACCTGGGCCTCAATGGGGTGGAGTTGCAGACCTTGATCTACAAGACCCCGGGGTGGCAGCGCTACCGTTGGCGGGTGCGAGTGGAATACGCGCTCCATCGGACGGGTATTGACGGGCAACGATTCTCCAAATGGTTCTACGGATACGCGGCGAGCCATGGCGACATCGGCATCCTGCCGGTCGAGTTGGTCGATCTGGCCGGTGAGGCCCTGCCCGAAGGCAACTTGATCTCGTGGACGACCGCTTCGGAGCTCAACAGCGACAAGTTCGTGGTGGAACGCGCACGTGACATGGCGCACTTCGAGACAGTGGGCGAAATGTCCGCCGCCGGCTACAGCCAGGGTCCGATCGACTACGCCCTGTTGGACCACCAGGCACCCGATGGCATCAGCTACTACCGGCTCCATATGATCGATGTGGATGGCAGCGGTCGGTATTCGCAGGTGGTCGCCGTCAAGCGGGGCCAGGGACCACAGGTGATCGTCTACCCCAACCCGGTGGATGATGTGCTGGCCTGGACCACGGGCGGGATGACGGCCGAACGTGCGCGTATCTATGATCAATTGGGCCGATTGCTGATCGATGCCCCGGCGGTGTCCGGGATGATCACCGGTGCGCGGCTTACCGCGTTGCCCACTGGGACCTACACCCTGGTGCTGTCGGGCGGTCAGGATGAACCCCTGGCGCGTTCACGCTTCCTAAAGCGTTGA
- a CDS encoding phosphoglucomutase/phosphomannomutase family protein: MHGASAADRASDFRHRVYFRGLEHSDMTPIKFGTDGWRAIIAQEFTVDNVARVSVAVAEWVKKYQPDHRSIVLGHDCRFAGELFAETCAKVFIAHGLKVHLARGFVSTPMVSLGAARLQAGMGVIITASHNPPSYNGYKLKGRHGGPLVPDEVAQVEDLIPQAHGMDLSAVDLKKSELEGLLETVDLEDMYVKEVERGFDLAAIRNSGMKLAFDAMYGSGQNVIPRVLPGAALLHCEHNPSFHGQAPEPIHKNLREFSDLCRTGDIDSGLAIDGDADRIGLYNARGEFIDSHHIILLLIHYLCKYKGMKGKVVVAFSTTPKVRRMCEHYGLEYQITKIGFKHIAGIMIEEDVLLGGEESGGIAIKGHIPERDGIWMGLTIWEFMAKSGKTLDGLIQEIYDIVGAFAYERADLHISESLKQEVLKACAEGRYKRFGGLEVRTLEDLDGYKFLFDDEQWLMIRASGTEPVLRCYAGSSTPERARALLDACRAVIGA; encoded by the coding sequence ATGCACGGGGCATCCGCCGCTGACCGAGCGTCCGACTTCAGGCACAGGGTCTATTTTCGCGGCCTTGAACACAGCGACATGACCCCGATCAAGTTCGGTACCGACGGCTGGCGCGCCATCATCGCGCAGGAATTCACCGTGGACAATGTGGCACGCGTGAGCGTGGCCGTTGCGGAATGGGTGAAGAAGTACCAACCGGACCACAGGAGCATCGTGCTGGGACACGATTGCCGTTTCGCCGGCGAACTCTTCGCGGAGACCTGCGCCAAGGTGTTCATTGCCCATGGTCTCAAAGTGCATCTGGCGCGCGGCTTCGTCAGCACGCCCATGGTGTCGCTGGGAGCCGCGCGGCTTCAGGCGGGCATGGGGGTGATCATCACCGCCAGCCACAACCCGCCCAGCTACAACGGATACAAGCTCAAGGGCCGGCACGGTGGACCGTTGGTACCCGATGAGGTGGCCCAGGTGGAGGACCTCATCCCCCAGGCGCACGGCATGGACCTCTCAGCCGTGGACCTGAAGAAATCCGAACTGGAGGGCCTGCTGGAGACCGTGGACCTCGAGGACATGTATGTGAAGGAGGTGGAGCGCGGGTTCGATCTGGCCGCCATCAGGAATTCGGGCATGAAACTCGCCTTTGATGCCATGTACGGCTCGGGTCAGAACGTGATACCGCGTGTGTTACCGGGTGCCGCGCTCCTCCATTGCGAGCACAACCCCTCTTTCCATGGCCAGGCGCCTGAGCCGATCCACAAGAACCTGCGGGAATTCTCGGACCTATGCCGCACCGGGGACATCGATTCCGGTCTGGCCATCGATGGCGATGCGGATCGTATCGGCCTTTACAACGCACGCGGCGAGTTCATAGACTCGCACCATATCATCCTGCTGCTCATCCACTACCTCTGCAAGTACAAAGGCATGAAAGGGAAGGTGGTGGTGGCTTTCAGCACCACGCCCAAGGTGCGTCGGATGTGCGAGCACTACGGCCTCGAATACCAGATCACCAAGATCGGTTTCAAACACATCGCCGGCATCATGATCGAGGAGGATGTGCTGCTGGGTGGTGAGGAGAGCGGTGGCATCGCCATCAAGGGGCATATCCCGGAACGTGACGGGATCTGGATGGGCCTCACCATTTGGGAGTTCATGGCCAAGAGCGGCAAGACCCTTGATGGTCTCATCCAGGAGATCTACGACATCGTGGGTGCCTTCGCCTATGAGCGCGCCGATCTGCATATCTCGGAAAGTCTCAAGCAGGAGGTTCTCAAGGCCTGTGCGGAAGGGCGATACAAGCGCTTCGGTGGACTCGAGGTGCGCACCCTGGAGGACCTTGACGGATACAAGTTCCTTTTCGATGATGAGCAGTGGCTCATGATACGGGCCAGCGGCACGGAGCCGGTGTTGCGCTGCTATGCGGGTTCCAGCACGCCGGAGCGGGCGCGAGCATTGCTGGATGCATGCCGAGCCGTGATCGGTGCTTGA
- the mltG gene encoding endolytic transglycosylase MltG translates to MRRWILFMTVLGVLVVGAFAARYAWRYLVGPATVFKEESRILLVPTGAGFEEVVDSLLSLGALRHERAFRWLCERKRFGQRIHPGRYRIRRGMGMNAMVDMLRSGEQEPVRVTFNNISRLPELAERLAEKLEPDAASFRRAFEDPTVQAELGLDARTMIGLFIPDTYEFWWNTSPEGFIARMAREHRNFWHDERRAQAKNLGLDPMRVTTLASIVQAETTRMDDAPRIAGVYLNRLRIGMPLQADPTLKFALGLDTVQRILARDKEVDSPYNTYRYTGLPPGPINMPERRFIDAVLSAEKHDYLYFCARADLSGWSEFARTYDQHLVNARKYQRALDARGIRR, encoded by the coding sequence ATGCGCCGCTGGATCCTGTTCATGACCGTGCTGGGGGTGCTGGTCGTCGGAGCCTTCGCGGCGCGGTATGCCTGGCGTTACCTCGTCGGCCCGGCCACCGTGTTCAAGGAGGAGAGCCGCATCCTGCTGGTGCCCACAGGCGCTGGTTTCGAGGAAGTGGTCGACAGCCTGTTGTCCCTCGGCGCGCTGCGCCATGAGCGGGCCTTTCGCTGGCTCTGTGAAAGGAAGCGCTTTGGGCAGCGCATCCACCCGGGCCGCTACCGCATCCGGCGTGGCATGGGCATGAATGCCATGGTGGACATGCTGCGTTCCGGCGAACAGGAACCCGTGCGGGTAACTTTCAACAACATCTCACGCCTGCCGGAGTTGGCCGAGCGATTGGCGGAGAAGTTGGAGCCCGATGCGGCGTCGTTCCGCCGTGCGTTCGAGGATCCCACGGTACAGGCGGAACTGGGCTTGGACGCACGCACGATGATCGGCCTGTTCATACCGGACACCTACGAGTTCTGGTGGAACACCTCGCCGGAGGGTTTCATCGCCCGCATGGCGCGCGAGCACCGGAATTTCTGGCACGATGAGCGACGCGCACAGGCGAAGAACCTGGGCCTTGATCCCATGCGGGTCACCACATTGGCTTCCATCGTACAGGCCGAGACCACGCGCATGGACGATGCGCCGCGCATCGCCGGGGTGTACCTGAACCGTTTGCGCATCGGCATGCCGCTCCAGGCCGACCCCACCCTGAAGTTCGCCTTGGGGCTCGACACCGTTCAGCGCATCCTCGCCCGCGACAAGGAGGTGGATTCGCCCTACAACACTTACCGTTACACGGGTCTGCCACCGGGTCCCATCAACATGCCGGAACGCCGATTCATCGACGCGGTGCTCAGCGCCGAGAAGCACGACTACCTCTACTTCTGCGCACGCGCCGACCTGAGCGGGTGGAGTGAATTCGCACGCACCTATGACCAGCACCTGGTGAACGCGCGCAAGTACCAGCGGGCCCTCGATGCACGGGGCATCCGCCGCTGA
- the dapF gene encoding diaminopimelate epimerase gives MEMTFAKWEGTGNDFIVLDDRAGRFPTEDRELIQRLCHRHLGIGSDGILLIQTPRSGDEAYQLDFLNPDGSRSFCGNGSRCGFAFWRKLMGEDPMSMNGVHVEAAFMAIDGRHHARMADFGVVAIDMRVSPAIEHLAEDLDLLDTGSPHLLVWVEDPEQVDLLSLARGHRYGPRFARSGVNVNAVAIMDGQVRMRTYERGVEDETLSCGTGVTAAAVGAVARGLVPPGRVPVGTRGGDLWVEVPEMGDGVELAGPVREVYTGNIFI, from the coding sequence ATGGAGATGACGTTCGCGAAATGGGAAGGCACTGGCAACGACTTCATCGTGCTCGATGATCGTGCTGGAAGATTCCCCACCGAGGACAGGGAACTCATCCAGCGACTTTGCCACCGTCATTTAGGCATCGGCTCGGATGGTATTCTCCTCATCCAGACACCGCGGTCCGGCGATGAGGCCTACCAGCTCGATTTCCTCAATCCCGATGGAAGCCGCAGCTTCTGCGGCAATGGCAGTCGCTGCGGGTTCGCGTTCTGGCGCAAGTTGATGGGGGAGGATCCCATGTCGATGAACGGCGTGCATGTTGAAGCGGCATTCATGGCCATCGATGGGCGGCATCATGCGCGCATGGCCGACTTCGGCGTGGTGGCGATCGATATGCGGGTGTCACCCGCCATCGAGCACCTTGCGGAGGACCTGGACCTGCTGGACACGGGGTCGCCACATCTCTTGGTCTGGGTAGAGGACCCCGAGCAGGTGGACCTCTTGTCCTTGGCGCGAGGCCATCGCTATGGCCCCCGATTCGCCAGGTCGGGCGTGAATGTCAACGCGGTGGCCATCATGGACGGCCAGGTACGCATGCGCACCTACGAGCGTGGCGTGGAAGATGAAACGCTGAGTTGTGGCACCGGGGTCACCGCAGCGGCCGTTGGCGCCGTGGCGCGTGGGTTGGTACCACCGGGTCGTGTGCCGGTGGGCACGCGCGGCGGCGATCTGTGGGTGGAGGTGCCCGAGATGGGCGACGGAGTGGAATTGGCTGGTCCGGTCCGAGAGGTCTACACGGGAAACATCTTCATTTGA